One genomic window of Danio rerio strain Tuebingen ecotype United States chromosome 24, GRCz12tu, whole genome shotgun sequence includes the following:
- the rps6ka3b gene encoding ribosomal protein S6 kinase alpha-3 isoform X5 yields MCVAWEEVSVKEINITHLVKEGSEKADPQQFELRKVLGQGSFGKVFLVKKTTGPDAGQLYAMKVLKKATLKVRDQVRTKMERDILVEVNHPFIVKLHYAFQTEGKLYLILDFLRGGDLFTRLSKEVMFTEEDVKFYLAELALALDHLHGLGIIYRDLKPENILLDEDGHIKLTDFGLSKESIDHENKAYSFCGTVEYMAPEVVNRRGHTYSADWWSYGVLMYEMLTGTLPFQGKDRKETMTMILKAKLGMPQFLSSEAQSLLRSLFKRNPTNRLGAGPDGVEEIKRHPFYVSIDWNKLFRRESHPPFKPATGRPDDTFYFDPEFTAKTPKDSPGVPPSANANRLFRGFSFVAITSEEESQSLPSNSMSSIVQQLHRNVSQFSDAYEVKEDIGIGAYSICKRCIQKSTMMEYAVKIISKAKRDPAEEVEILLRYGQHPNIITLKDVYDDGRTVYLVTELLKGGELLDKILRQKFFSEREACAVLHTITKTVAYLHAQGVVHRDLKPSNILYVDESGNPESIRICDFGFAKQLRAENGLLMTPCYTANFVAPEVLKKQGYDAACDIWSLGVLLYTMLTGFTPFANGPEDTPEEILARIGSGQFSLTGGFWNSVSCQAKDLVSKMLHVDPHQRLTAAQVLKHPWITHKDKLPNYQLNRQDAPHLVKGAMAATFSALNRNIPPVLEPVGCSILAQRRGVKKLTSTAL; encoded by the exons gtgtTTTTGGTGAAGAAAACAACAGGGCCGGATGCAGGACAGCTGTATGCTATGAAAGTGCTGAAAAAAGCAACCCTGAAAG TACGGGATCAGGTCCGGACTAAGATGGAGCGGGACATCCTGGTGGAGGTTAATCATCcctttattgttaagctacactATG CATTCCAGACCGAAGGAAAGCTTTATCTGATTCTGGACTTCTTAAGAGGAGGCGATCTCTTTACTCGACTGTCAAAAGAG GTGATGTTCACTGAAGAGGATGTGAAGTTTTATTTGGCCGAACTGGCTTTGGCTCTGGATCATCTGCATGGACTGGGCATCATTTACAGAGATCTGAAACCAGAGAA CATTCTCCTGGACGAGGACGGCCACATAAAGCTGACAG ACTTTGGGCTCAGCAAAGAGTCGATCGATCATGAGAATAAGGCTTACTCTTTCTGTGGGACGGTTGAGTACATGGCTCCAGAGGTGGTGAATCGAAGAGGACACACATACAGCGCTGACTGGTGGTCTTATGGCGTACTCATG TATGAAATGCTGACAGGAACGCTGCCATTCCAAGGCAAGGACCGCAAGGAAACCATGACCATGATCCTAAA GGCGAAGCTTGGGATGCCTCAGTTTTTAAGTTCAGAAGCTCAGAGTCTCCTCAGGAGCCTTTTCAAACGAAACCCTACTAATAGATTAG GTGCTGGTCCAGATGGAGTTGAAGAGATAAAGAGACACCCATTTTATGTTTCTATTGACTGGAAT AAATTATTTAGAAGAGAAAGTCACCCACCCTTCAAACCAGCCACTGGCAGACCAGACGACACATTCTACTTCGACCCAGAATTTACCGCAAAAACTCCCAAAG attctcCAGGTGTACCTCCTAGTGCCAATGCCAATCGACTTTTTAGAGGGTTTAGTTTTGTGGCCATCACTTCAGAAGAAGAATCTCAATCCCTGCCGAGCAACAGCATGTCATCTATAGTTCAG CAGCTCCACCGAAACGTGTCTCAGTTTAGTGACGCATATGAGGTGAAGGAGGATATCGGCATTGGTGCTTATTCCATCTGCAAACGCTGCATTCAGAAAAGCACAATGATGGAGTATGCAGTGAAG ATTATCAGCAAGGCTAAACGGGATCCTGCGGAGGAGGTGGAAATTCTATTACGCTATGGACAGCATCCAAATATAATCACCTTGAAAGAC GTGTATGATGATGGCCGCACTGTGTATCTGGTGACGGAGCTGCTGAAAGGAGGCGAACTGCTGGATAAAATCCTCAGACAGAAGTTCTTCTCGGAGCGGGAGGCCTGTGCTGTGCTCCACACCATCACCAAAACTGTGGCGTACCTGCACGCTCAAGGC GTGGTTCACAGGGATTTAAAGCCCAGTAACATCCTTTATGTTGATGAATCTGGGAATCCCGAGTCCATCCGTATCTGTGACTTCGGCTTTGCAAAGCAGCTAAGAGCAGAAAATGGACTTCTGATGACGCCCTGTTATACTGCCAACTTTGTGGCCCCAGAG GTGCTGAAGAAACAGGGCTATGATGCGGCCTGTGATATCTGGAGTCTAGGTGTCCTTCTCTACACAATGTTAACTGG ATTTACTCCATTTGCTAATGGCCCCGAGGATACGCCGGAGGAGATTCTGGCTAGAATCGGCAGCGGACAGTTTTCCCTCACAGGAGGATTTTGGAACTCTGTTTCTTGTCAGGCAAAG GATCTGGTATCAAAGATGTTGCATGTAGACCCTCATCAGAGACTCACTGCTGCACAGGTTTTAAAGCATCCCTGGATCACTCACAAAGACAAGCTCCCCAATTACCAGCTTAATAGACAGGACGCCCCACATCTGGTTAAG GGGGCGATGGCTGCCACATTCTCTGCTTTGAACAGAAACATTCCTCCTGTACTGGAGCCTGTCGGCTGTTCAATACTCGCTCAGCGCAGAGGAGTGAAAAAACTGACTTCCACTGCCTTATGA
- the rps6ka3b gene encoding ribosomal protein S6 kinase alpha-3 isoform X3: MEHGDEPQVGPGNMLDMTGHCCDEEVSVKEINITHLVKEGSEKADPQQFELRKVLGQGSFGKVFLVKKTTGPDAGQLYAMKVLKKATLKVRDQVRTKMERDILVEVNHPFIVKLHYAFQTEGKLYLILDFLRGGDLFTRLSKEVMFTEEDVKFYLAELALALDHLHGLGIIYRDLKPENILLDEDGHIKLTDFGLSKESIDHENKAYSFCGTVEYMAPEVVNRRGHTYSADWWSYGVLMYEMLTGTLPFQGKDRKETMTMILKAKLGMPQFLSSEAQSLLRSLFKRNPTNRLGAGPDGVEEIKRHPFYVSIDWNKLFRRESHPPFKPATGRPDDTFYFDPEFTAKTPKDSPGVPPSANANRLFRGFSFVAITSEEESQSLPSNSMSSIVQQLHRNVSQFSDAYEVKEDIGIGAYSICKRCIQKSTMMEYAVKIISKAKRDPAEEVEILLRYGQHPNIITLKDVYDDGRTVYLVTELLKGGELLDKILRQKFFSEREACAVLHTITKTVAYLHAQGVVHRDLKPSNILYVDESGNPESIRICDFGFAKQLRAENGLLMTPCYTANFVAPEVLKKQGYDAACDIWSLGVLLYTMLTGFTPFANGPEDTPEEILARIGSGQFSLTGGFWNSVSCQAKDLVSKMLHVDPHQRLTAAQVLKHPWITHKDKLPNYQLNRQDAPHLVKGAMAATFSALNRNIPPVLEPVGCSILAQRRGVKKLTSTAL; encoded by the exons gtgtTTTTGGTGAAGAAAACAACAGGGCCGGATGCAGGACAGCTGTATGCTATGAAAGTGCTGAAAAAAGCAACCCTGAAAG TACGGGATCAGGTCCGGACTAAGATGGAGCGGGACATCCTGGTGGAGGTTAATCATCcctttattgttaagctacactATG CATTCCAGACCGAAGGAAAGCTTTATCTGATTCTGGACTTCTTAAGAGGAGGCGATCTCTTTACTCGACTGTCAAAAGAG GTGATGTTCACTGAAGAGGATGTGAAGTTTTATTTGGCCGAACTGGCTTTGGCTCTGGATCATCTGCATGGACTGGGCATCATTTACAGAGATCTGAAACCAGAGAA CATTCTCCTGGACGAGGACGGCCACATAAAGCTGACAG ACTTTGGGCTCAGCAAAGAGTCGATCGATCATGAGAATAAGGCTTACTCTTTCTGTGGGACGGTTGAGTACATGGCTCCAGAGGTGGTGAATCGAAGAGGACACACATACAGCGCTGACTGGTGGTCTTATGGCGTACTCATG TATGAAATGCTGACAGGAACGCTGCCATTCCAAGGCAAGGACCGCAAGGAAACCATGACCATGATCCTAAA GGCGAAGCTTGGGATGCCTCAGTTTTTAAGTTCAGAAGCTCAGAGTCTCCTCAGGAGCCTTTTCAAACGAAACCCTACTAATAGATTAG GTGCTGGTCCAGATGGAGTTGAAGAGATAAAGAGACACCCATTTTATGTTTCTATTGACTGGAAT AAATTATTTAGAAGAGAAAGTCACCCACCCTTCAAACCAGCCACTGGCAGACCAGACGACACATTCTACTTCGACCCAGAATTTACCGCAAAAACTCCCAAAG attctcCAGGTGTACCTCCTAGTGCCAATGCCAATCGACTTTTTAGAGGGTTTAGTTTTGTGGCCATCACTTCAGAAGAAGAATCTCAATCCCTGCCGAGCAACAGCATGTCATCTATAGTTCAG CAGCTCCACCGAAACGTGTCTCAGTTTAGTGACGCATATGAGGTGAAGGAGGATATCGGCATTGGTGCTTATTCCATCTGCAAACGCTGCATTCAGAAAAGCACAATGATGGAGTATGCAGTGAAG ATTATCAGCAAGGCTAAACGGGATCCTGCGGAGGAGGTGGAAATTCTATTACGCTATGGACAGCATCCAAATATAATCACCTTGAAAGAC GTGTATGATGATGGCCGCACTGTGTATCTGGTGACGGAGCTGCTGAAAGGAGGCGAACTGCTGGATAAAATCCTCAGACAGAAGTTCTTCTCGGAGCGGGAGGCCTGTGCTGTGCTCCACACCATCACCAAAACTGTGGCGTACCTGCACGCTCAAGGC GTGGTTCACAGGGATTTAAAGCCCAGTAACATCCTTTATGTTGATGAATCTGGGAATCCCGAGTCCATCCGTATCTGTGACTTCGGCTTTGCAAAGCAGCTAAGAGCAGAAAATGGACTTCTGATGACGCCCTGTTATACTGCCAACTTTGTGGCCCCAGAG GTGCTGAAGAAACAGGGCTATGATGCGGCCTGTGATATCTGGAGTCTAGGTGTCCTTCTCTACACAATGTTAACTGG ATTTACTCCATTTGCTAATGGCCCCGAGGATACGCCGGAGGAGATTCTGGCTAGAATCGGCAGCGGACAGTTTTCCCTCACAGGAGGATTTTGGAACTCTGTTTCTTGTCAGGCAAAG GATCTGGTATCAAAGATGTTGCATGTAGACCCTCATCAGAGACTCACTGCTGCACAGGTTTTAAAGCATCCCTGGATCACTCACAAAGACAAGCTCCCCAATTACCAGCTTAATAGACAGGACGCCCCACATCTGGTTAAG GGGGCGATGGCTGCCACATTCTCTGCTTTGAACAGAAACATTCCTCCTGTACTGGAGCCTGTCGGCTGTTCAATACTCGCTCAGCGCAGAGGAGTGAAAAAACTGACTTCCACTGCCTTATGA
- the rps6ka3b gene encoding ribosomal protein S6 kinase alpha-3 isoform X4, with translation MLKMFPLRIRQRNTREEVSVKEINITHLVKEGSEKADPQQFELRKVLGQGSFGKVFLVKKTTGPDAGQLYAMKVLKKATLKVRDQVRTKMERDILVEVNHPFIVKLHYAFQTEGKLYLILDFLRGGDLFTRLSKEVMFTEEDVKFYLAELALALDHLHGLGIIYRDLKPENILLDEDGHIKLTDFGLSKESIDHENKAYSFCGTVEYMAPEVVNRRGHTYSADWWSYGVLMYEMLTGTLPFQGKDRKETMTMILKAKLGMPQFLSSEAQSLLRSLFKRNPTNRLGAGPDGVEEIKRHPFYVSIDWNKLFRRESHPPFKPATGRPDDTFYFDPEFTAKTPKDSPGVPPSANANRLFRGFSFVAITSEEESQSLPSNSMSSIVQQLHRNVSQFSDAYEVKEDIGIGAYSICKRCIQKSTMMEYAVKIISKAKRDPAEEVEILLRYGQHPNIITLKDVYDDGRTVYLVTELLKGGELLDKILRQKFFSEREACAVLHTITKTVAYLHAQGVVHRDLKPSNILYVDESGNPESIRICDFGFAKQLRAENGLLMTPCYTANFVAPEVLKKQGYDAACDIWSLGVLLYTMLTGFTPFANGPEDTPEEILARIGSGQFSLTGGFWNSVSCQAKDLVSKMLHVDPHQRLTAAQVLKHPWITHKDKLPNYQLNRQDAPHLVKGAMAATFSALNRNIPPVLEPVGCSILAQRRGVKKLTSTAL, from the exons gtgtTTTTGGTGAAGAAAACAACAGGGCCGGATGCAGGACAGCTGTATGCTATGAAAGTGCTGAAAAAAGCAACCCTGAAAG TACGGGATCAGGTCCGGACTAAGATGGAGCGGGACATCCTGGTGGAGGTTAATCATCcctttattgttaagctacactATG CATTCCAGACCGAAGGAAAGCTTTATCTGATTCTGGACTTCTTAAGAGGAGGCGATCTCTTTACTCGACTGTCAAAAGAG GTGATGTTCACTGAAGAGGATGTGAAGTTTTATTTGGCCGAACTGGCTTTGGCTCTGGATCATCTGCATGGACTGGGCATCATTTACAGAGATCTGAAACCAGAGAA CATTCTCCTGGACGAGGACGGCCACATAAAGCTGACAG ACTTTGGGCTCAGCAAAGAGTCGATCGATCATGAGAATAAGGCTTACTCTTTCTGTGGGACGGTTGAGTACATGGCTCCAGAGGTGGTGAATCGAAGAGGACACACATACAGCGCTGACTGGTGGTCTTATGGCGTACTCATG TATGAAATGCTGACAGGAACGCTGCCATTCCAAGGCAAGGACCGCAAGGAAACCATGACCATGATCCTAAA GGCGAAGCTTGGGATGCCTCAGTTTTTAAGTTCAGAAGCTCAGAGTCTCCTCAGGAGCCTTTTCAAACGAAACCCTACTAATAGATTAG GTGCTGGTCCAGATGGAGTTGAAGAGATAAAGAGACACCCATTTTATGTTTCTATTGACTGGAAT AAATTATTTAGAAGAGAAAGTCACCCACCCTTCAAACCAGCCACTGGCAGACCAGACGACACATTCTACTTCGACCCAGAATTTACCGCAAAAACTCCCAAAG attctcCAGGTGTACCTCCTAGTGCCAATGCCAATCGACTTTTTAGAGGGTTTAGTTTTGTGGCCATCACTTCAGAAGAAGAATCTCAATCCCTGCCGAGCAACAGCATGTCATCTATAGTTCAG CAGCTCCACCGAAACGTGTCTCAGTTTAGTGACGCATATGAGGTGAAGGAGGATATCGGCATTGGTGCTTATTCCATCTGCAAACGCTGCATTCAGAAAAGCACAATGATGGAGTATGCAGTGAAG ATTATCAGCAAGGCTAAACGGGATCCTGCGGAGGAGGTGGAAATTCTATTACGCTATGGACAGCATCCAAATATAATCACCTTGAAAGAC GTGTATGATGATGGCCGCACTGTGTATCTGGTGACGGAGCTGCTGAAAGGAGGCGAACTGCTGGATAAAATCCTCAGACAGAAGTTCTTCTCGGAGCGGGAGGCCTGTGCTGTGCTCCACACCATCACCAAAACTGTGGCGTACCTGCACGCTCAAGGC GTGGTTCACAGGGATTTAAAGCCCAGTAACATCCTTTATGTTGATGAATCTGGGAATCCCGAGTCCATCCGTATCTGTGACTTCGGCTTTGCAAAGCAGCTAAGAGCAGAAAATGGACTTCTGATGACGCCCTGTTATACTGCCAACTTTGTGGCCCCAGAG GTGCTGAAGAAACAGGGCTATGATGCGGCCTGTGATATCTGGAGTCTAGGTGTCCTTCTCTACACAATGTTAACTGG ATTTACTCCATTTGCTAATGGCCCCGAGGATACGCCGGAGGAGATTCTGGCTAGAATCGGCAGCGGACAGTTTTCCCTCACAGGAGGATTTTGGAACTCTGTTTCTTGTCAGGCAAAG GATCTGGTATCAAAGATGTTGCATGTAGACCCTCATCAGAGACTCACTGCTGCACAGGTTTTAAAGCATCCCTGGATCACTCACAAAGACAAGCTCCCCAATTACCAGCTTAATAGACAGGACGCCCCACATCTGGTTAAG GGGGCGATGGCTGCCACATTCTCTGCTTTGAACAGAAACATTCCTCCTGTACTGGAGCCTGTCGGCTGTTCAATACTCGCTCAGCGCAGAGGAGTGAAAAAACTGACTTCCACTGCCTTATGA
- the rps6ka3b gene encoding ribosomal protein S6 kinase alpha-3 isoform X6 translates to MAPEVVNRRGHTYSADWWSYGVLMYEMLTGTLPFQGKDRKETMTMILKAKLGMPQFLSSEAQSLLRSLFKRNPTNRLGAGPDGVEEIKRHPFYVSIDWNKLFRRESHPPFKPATGRPDDTFYFDPEFTAKTPKDSPGVPPSANANRLFRGFSFVAITSEEESQSLPSNSMSSIVQQLHRNVSQFSDAYEVKEDIGIGAYSICKRCIQKSTMMEYAVKIISKAKRDPAEEVEILLRYGQHPNIITLKDVYDDGRTVYLVTELLKGGELLDKILRQKFFSEREACAVLHTITKTVAYLHAQGVVHRDLKPSNILYVDESGNPESIRICDFGFAKQLRAENGLLMTPCYTANFVAPEVLKKQGYDAACDIWSLGVLLYTMLTGFTPFANGPEDTPEEILARIGSGQFSLTGGFWNSVSCQAKDLVSKMLHVDPHQRLTAAQVLKHPWITHKDKLPNYQLNRQDAPHLVKGAMAATFSALNRNIPPVLEPVGCSILAQRRGVKKLTSTAL, encoded by the exons ATGGCTCCAGAGGTGGTGAATCGAAGAGGACACACATACAGCGCTGACTGGTGGTCTTATGGCGTACTCATG TATGAAATGCTGACAGGAACGCTGCCATTCCAAGGCAAGGACCGCAAGGAAACCATGACCATGATCCTAAA GGCGAAGCTTGGGATGCCTCAGTTTTTAAGTTCAGAAGCTCAGAGTCTCCTCAGGAGCCTTTTCAAACGAAACCCTACTAATAGATTAG GTGCTGGTCCAGATGGAGTTGAAGAGATAAAGAGACACCCATTTTATGTTTCTATTGACTGGAAT AAATTATTTAGAAGAGAAAGTCACCCACCCTTCAAACCAGCCACTGGCAGACCAGACGACACATTCTACTTCGACCCAGAATTTACCGCAAAAACTCCCAAAG attctcCAGGTGTACCTCCTAGTGCCAATGCCAATCGACTTTTTAGAGGGTTTAGTTTTGTGGCCATCACTTCAGAAGAAGAATCTCAATCCCTGCCGAGCAACAGCATGTCATCTATAGTTCAG CAGCTCCACCGAAACGTGTCTCAGTTTAGTGACGCATATGAGGTGAAGGAGGATATCGGCATTGGTGCTTATTCCATCTGCAAACGCTGCATTCAGAAAAGCACAATGATGGAGTATGCAGTGAAG ATTATCAGCAAGGCTAAACGGGATCCTGCGGAGGAGGTGGAAATTCTATTACGCTATGGACAGCATCCAAATATAATCACCTTGAAAGAC GTGTATGATGATGGCCGCACTGTGTATCTGGTGACGGAGCTGCTGAAAGGAGGCGAACTGCTGGATAAAATCCTCAGACAGAAGTTCTTCTCGGAGCGGGAGGCCTGTGCTGTGCTCCACACCATCACCAAAACTGTGGCGTACCTGCACGCTCAAGGC GTGGTTCACAGGGATTTAAAGCCCAGTAACATCCTTTATGTTGATGAATCTGGGAATCCCGAGTCCATCCGTATCTGTGACTTCGGCTTTGCAAAGCAGCTAAGAGCAGAAAATGGACTTCTGATGACGCCCTGTTATACTGCCAACTTTGTGGCCCCAGAG GTGCTGAAGAAACAGGGCTATGATGCGGCCTGTGATATCTGGAGTCTAGGTGTCCTTCTCTACACAATGTTAACTGG ATTTACTCCATTTGCTAATGGCCCCGAGGATACGCCGGAGGAGATTCTGGCTAGAATCGGCAGCGGACAGTTTTCCCTCACAGGAGGATTTTGGAACTCTGTTTCTTGTCAGGCAAAG GATCTGGTATCAAAGATGTTGCATGTAGACCCTCATCAGAGACTCACTGCTGCACAGGTTTTAAAGCATCCCTGGATCACTCACAAAGACAAGCTCCCCAATTACCAGCTTAATAGACAGGACGCCCCACATCTGGTTAAG GGGGCGATGGCTGCCACATTCTCTGCTTTGAACAGAAACATTCCTCCTGTACTGGAGCCTGTCGGCTGTTCAATACTCGCTCAGCGCAGAGGAGTGAAAAAACTGACTTCCACTGCCTTATGA